The following coding sequences are from one Lycium ferocissimum isolate CSIRO_LF1 chromosome 3, AGI_CSIRO_Lferr_CH_V1, whole genome shotgun sequence window:
- the LOC132050519 gene encoding cytochrome b-c1 complex subunit 8-like isoform X2, which translates to MGKQPVKLKAVVYALSPFQQKVMPGLWKDLPGKIHHKVSENWISATLLLAPLVGVHQQFRNFVTNDPG; encoded by the exons ATGGGGAAACAACCAGTTAAGTTGAAGGCAGTTGTATATGCTTTATCACCATTTCAACAGAAAGTAATGCCTGGTTTATGGAAAGATCTTCCTGGTAAGATCCACCACAAAGTTTCCGAAAATTGGATTAGCGCTACTCTCTTGCTTGCTCCCCTCGTTGGCGTGCACCA GCAGTTTCGTAATTTCGTCACCAATGATCCAGGTTGA
- the LOC132050519 gene encoding cytochrome b-c1 complex subunit 8-like isoform X1 produces the protein MGKQPVKLKAVVYALSPFQQKVMPGLWKDLPGKIHHKVSENWISATLLLAPLVGVHQYVKYYQEKEKLEHRY, from the exons ATGGGGAAACAACCAGTTAAGTTGAAGGCAGTTGTATATGCTTTATCACCATTTCAACAGAAAGTAATGCCTGGTTTATGGAAAGATCTTCCTGGTAAGATCCACCACAAAGTTTCCGAAAATTGGATTAGCGCTACTCTCTTGCTTGCTCCCCTCGTTGGCGTGCACCA GTATGTGAAGTACTATCAGGAAAAGGAGAAGTTAGAACACAGATACTAA
- the LOC132050520 gene encoding cytochrome b-c1 complex subunit 8-like, whose amino-acid sequence MGKQPVKLKAVVYALSPFQQKVMPGLWKDLPGKIHHKVSENWISECTSKYLFILFSFA is encoded by the coding sequence ATGGGGAAACAACCAGTTAAGCTGAAGGCAGTTGTATACGCTTTATCACCATTTCAACAGAAAGTAATGCCTGGTTTATGGAAGGATCTACCTGGTAAGATCCATCACAAAGTTTCCGAAAATTGGATTAGCGAGTGCACCAGTAAGTACTTATTTATTCTGTTTTCTTTTGCTTAA